From a single Geothermobacter ehrlichii genomic region:
- a CDS encoding amino acid ABC transporter ATP-binding protein, translating into MNGQTSATLTGTGPIIIIESMHKWFGDFHVLKDINLQVQPRERIVICGPSGSGKSTMIRCINRLEEHQRGRIVVDGIELTNDIKNIEKVRAEVGMVFQHFNLFPHLTILENLTLGPIWVRKTPKKEAEEMAMMYLEKVKIAEQAKKYPGQLSGGQQQRVAIARSLCMKPKIMLFDEPTSALDPEMVKEVLDVMVELAEEGMTMLVVTHEMGFAKSVADRVMFMDDGQIVEQNTPDEFFANPQNDRTRLFLSQIL; encoded by the coding sequence ATGAACGGACAGACTTCCGCCACCTTAACGGGCACCGGCCCGATCATCATCATCGAAAGCATGCACAAGTGGTTCGGGGACTTCCATGTCCTCAAGGACATCAACCTGCAGGTGCAGCCGCGCGAGCGCATCGTCATCTGCGGTCCCTCGGGCTCGGGCAAATCGACCATGATCCGCTGCATCAACCGGCTCGAGGAGCATCAGCGCGGCCGCATCGTCGTCGACGGCATCGAGCTGACCAACGACATCAAGAACATCGAAAAGGTGCGCGCCGAGGTCGGCATGGTCTTCCAGCATTTCAACCTCTTCCCCCACCTGACCATCCTCGAGAACCTGACCCTCGGCCCCATCTGGGTGCGCAAGACACCGAAGAAAGAGGCCGAGGAGATGGCCATGATGTACCTGGAAAAGGTCAAGATCGCCGAACAGGCGAAAAAGTACCCCGGCCAGCTTTCCGGCGGCCAGCAGCAGCGGGTCGCCATCGCCCGCAGCCTGTGCATGAAGCCGAAGATCATGCTCTTCGACGAGCCGACCAGCGCCCTCGACCCGGAAATGGTCAAGGAGGTGCTCGACGTCATGGTCGAACTGGCCGAGGAGGGGATGACCATGCTGGTGGTCACGCACGAGATGGGCTTCGCCAAGAGCGTCGCCGACCGGGTGATGTTCATGGACGACGGCCAGATCGTAGAGCAGAACACGCCGGACGAATTCTTCGCCAATCCGCAGAACGACCGGACCAGGCTCTTTTTGAGCCAGATCCTGTAA
- a CDS encoding amino acid ABC transporter permease, producing the protein MSDLIRDNEEIRPPVTKVGVLGWLRENLFNGWFNSLLTLATLYLLWLTIPPLVKWAFIESHWYTDPGVCREGGGACWSIIPKNVRFIFFGFFPEDQQWRPALTMILLVGLAFYSKDRRRWKKSLAVIWLVGILLMGWLMHGGLGLPVVETGKWSGLPLTLLLSFFGMVFAYPLGVLLALGRRSKLAAIKSMCVVYIELIRGVPLISLLFMSSVMFPLFLPEGVTFDKVLRAQVAIILFTAAYIAEVVRGGLQAIPKGQYEAADSLGLNYGKTMRLIILPQALKIVIPPTVGILISAFKDTSLVVIIALYDVLKTTKVTLSNPEWMGFSTEAYLFLAALYFVCCYAMSSYSRRLEKELNTGR; encoded by the coding sequence ATGAGCGACCTGATCCGTGACAATGAAGAGATCCGGCCTCCGGTCACCAAGGTCGGTGTCCTCGGCTGGCTGCGGGAGAACCTGTTCAATGGCTGGTTCAACTCGCTGCTCACCCTGGCGACCCTCTATCTGCTCTGGCTGACGATACCGCCCCTGGTCAAATGGGCTTTCATCGAAAGCCACTGGTACACCGATCCCGGCGTCTGCCGCGAGGGCGGCGGCGCCTGCTGGTCGATCATCCCGAAGAACGTCCGCTTCATCTTCTTCGGCTTCTTCCCCGAGGACCAGCAATGGCGGCCGGCCCTGACCATGATCCTGCTGGTGGGACTGGCCTTCTATTCCAAGGACCGCCGCCGCTGGAAAAAATCCCTCGCCGTCATCTGGCTGGTCGGCATCCTGCTGATGGGCTGGCTGATGCACGGCGGCCTGGGGCTGCCGGTGGTCGAGACCGGCAAGTGGAGCGGCCTGCCGCTGACCCTGCTCCTCTCCTTCTTCGGCATGGTCTTCGCCTATCCCCTCGGCGTCCTGCTCGCCTTGGGACGGCGCTCGAAGCTGGCGGCCATCAAGTCGATGTGCGTGGTCTACATCGAGCTGATCCGCGGCGTGCCCCTGATCAGTCTGCTCTTCATGTCGTCGGTCATGTTCCCCCTCTTTCTGCCGGAAGGGGTGACCTTCGACAAGGTGCTGCGCGCGCAGGTGGCGATCATCCTCTTCACCGCCGCCTACATCGCCGAGGTGGTGCGCGGCGGCCTGCAGGCCATCCCCAAGGGGCAGTACGAGGCGGCCGACTCGCTGGGACTGAACTACGGCAAGACCATGCGGCTGATCATCCTGCCGCAAGCCCTGAAAATCGTCATCCCGCCGACGGTCGGCATTCTGATCTCGGCTTTCAAGGATACCTCGCTGGTGGTCATCATCGCCCTCTACGACGTGCTGAAGACCACCAAGGTCACCCTCTCGAACCCGGAATGGATGGGCTTTTCCACCGAGGCCTATCTCTTTCTGGCCGCGCTCTACTTCGTCTGCTGCTACGCCATGTCGAGCTACAGCCGCCGGCTGGAAAAGGAACTGAACACCGGACGCTGA
- a CDS encoding inorganic phosphate transporter, with translation MGTEFFAVGVGILILIATLDLVVGVSNDAVNFINSPIGARVASRNVILTVAAFGLLAGVLFSSGMMEVARKGIFHPEFFTMPELLTIFLAVMISDIILLDLFNTYGLPTSTTVSVVFELLGAAVVVSLLKIVDAGDSLATIGQYINSAKAIAIIMGILFSVAVAFVCGAIVQFLTRLLFTFDYQKRMRRYGAIWGGIAMASITYFILIKGAKGASFMTGENIAWIKGHGPLLMGAIFVVSAVVLQILQSLKVNILKPIILVGTFALALAFAANDLVNFIGVPMAGLHAFKAAMASADPLHVTMGALSRKVPSETSYLLVAGAIMVATLFLSRKARSVTETTIQLSQQEEGVERFESIGLSRAIVRLVLYFSDSIRVLIPAPIRRWIGERFDTENIPQVQGAGGRPSFDLIRASVNLMVASAVISYATANKLPLSTTYVTFMVAMGTSFADRAWGRESAVYRVTGVLTVIGGWFMTAVIAFTFAGIFAAIIFYTKGVGVILLLVLAAVLIYNAHRKHRQMEEQSKKQAIFNLESVEDANTAIATTFEHMSLLLKELADSLDATLDALFKGNFDRIGYERKKLTQYQQWSNIISANIFKAMRLLAQKGMRISHKYAQTVRRLQKLTDGHRDIVLRAYTHVGNQHKGLLPEQIEELQQVREQIRAILLDVADMISRGRIADLGGIEEKDLQLRQLAAELNEKQVERIKDNTSKTRLSILYYGIIGNAMMISKQNLELLEIFNESFSGIQSPGTDGPSS, from the coding sequence ATGGGAACTGAATTCTTCGCAGTCGGCGTCGGCATCCTGATTCTCATCGCCACCCTTGACCTGGTGGTGGGTGTCAGCAACGATGCGGTCAACTTCATCAATTCGCCCATCGGCGCCCGGGTCGCCTCGCGCAACGTCATCCTGACCGTCGCCGCCTTCGGCCTGCTGGCCGGCGTGCTCTTCTCCAGCGGCATGATGGAAGTGGCCCGCAAGGGAATCTTTCATCCCGAGTTCTTCACCATGCCGGAGCTGCTGACCATCTTTCTGGCGGTGATGATCAGCGACATCATTCTGCTCGACCTGTTCAACACCTACGGCCTGCCGACCTCGACCACCGTCTCGGTGGTCTTCGAACTGCTCGGTGCGGCGGTGGTCGTCTCGCTGCTCAAGATTGTCGACGCCGGCGACAGCCTGGCCACCATCGGCCAGTACATCAACTCGGCCAAGGCCATCGCCATCATCATGGGCATCCTCTTCTCGGTCGCCGTCGCCTTCGTCTGCGGCGCCATCGTCCAGTTTCTCACCCGGCTGCTCTTCACCTTCGACTACCAGAAGCGGATGCGCCGTTACGGCGCCATCTGGGGCGGCATCGCCATGGCGTCGATCACCTACTTCATCCTGATCAAGGGAGCCAAGGGCGCCTCCTTCATGACCGGGGAGAACATCGCCTGGATCAAGGGACACGGGCCGCTGCTGATGGGCGCCATCTTCGTCGTCTCCGCCGTGGTGCTGCAGATTCTGCAGTCGCTGAAAGTCAACATCCTCAAGCCGATCATCCTGGTCGGCACCTTCGCCCTGGCCCTGGCCTTTGCCGCCAACGACCTGGTCAACTTCATCGGCGTCCCCATGGCCGGTCTGCACGCCTTCAAGGCGGCCATGGCCAGCGCCGATCCGCTGCACGTCACCATGGGCGCGCTGAGCAGAAAGGTACCTTCCGAAACCAGTTACCTGCTGGTCGCCGGCGCCATCATGGTCGCCACCCTCTTCCTGTCGCGCAAGGCTCGCAGCGTCACCGAAACAACCATCCAGCTCAGCCAGCAGGAAGAAGGGGTCGAGCGTTTCGAATCGATCGGCCTGTCGCGCGCCATCGTCCGCCTGGTGCTCTATTTTTCCGACAGCATCCGGGTTCTGATTCCGGCCCCGATCCGCCGCTGGATCGGTGAGCGGTTCGACACCGAAAACATACCTCAGGTGCAGGGAGCCGGCGGCCGTCCCTCCTTCGACCTGATCCGCGCCTCGGTCAACCTGATGGTCGCCAGCGCCGTCATCTCCTACGCCACCGCCAACAAGCTCCCCCTGTCGACCACCTACGTCACCTTCATGGTCGCCATGGGCACGTCGTTCGCCGACCGGGCCTGGGGGCGGGAAAGCGCCGTCTACCGCGTCACCGGCGTGCTGACCGTCATCGGCGGCTGGTTCATGACCGCCGTCATCGCCTTCACCTTCGCCGGCATCTTCGCCGCCATCATCTTCTACACCAAAGGCGTCGGCGTCATTCTGCTGCTGGTGCTGGCGGCGGTGCTGATCTACAACGCCCACCGCAAGCACCGCCAAATGGAAGAGCAGAGCAAGAAGCAGGCGATCTTCAACCTGGAGTCGGTGGAGGACGCCAACACCGCCATCGCTACCACCTTCGAACACATGAGCCTGCTGCTCAAGGAACTCGCCGACTCCCTCGACGCCACCCTCGACGCCCTGTTCAAGGGAAATTTCGACCGCATCGGCTACGAGCGCAAGAAACTGACCCAATACCAGCAGTGGTCGAACATCATCAGCGCCAACATCTTCAAGGCGATGCGCCTGCTGGCGCAAAAAGGGATGCGCATCAGCCACAAGTACGCCCAGACCGTCCGCCGGCTGCAGAAGCTGACCGACGGCCACCGCGACATCGTCCTGCGCGCCTACACCCACGTCGGCAACCAGCACAAGGGCCTGCTGCCGGAGCAGATCGAGGAACTGCAGCAGGTACGGGAGCAGATCCGGGCCATTCTGCTCGACGTCGCCGACATGATCAGCCGCGGCCGTATCGCCGACCTGGGCGGCATCGAGGAAAAGGACCTCCAGCTGCGCCAGCTGGCCGCCGAACTGAACGAGAAGCAGGTCGAACGCATCAAGGACAACACCTCGAAAACACGGCTGAGCATCCTCTACTACGGCATCATCGGCAACGCCATGATGATTTCCAAGCAGAACCTGGAACTGCTGGAAATCTTCAACGAATCCTTCTCCGGGATCCAAAGCCCGGGCACGGACGGCCCCTCCAGCTAA